Proteins co-encoded in one Ruegeria pomeroyi DSS-3 genomic window:
- the rpoC gene encoding DNA-directed RNA polymerase subunit beta', whose product MNQELTNNPFNPLTPPKVFDEIKVSLASPERILSWSYGEIKKPETINYRTFKPERDGLFCARIFGPIKDYECLCGKYKRMKYRGVVCEKCGVEVTLQKVRRERMGHIELAAPVAHIWFLKSLPSRIGLMLDMTLRDLERILYFENYVVTEPGLTDLTYGQLMTEEEFMDAQDQYGMDAFTANIGAEAIREMLSQIDLEAEAEQLRADLAEATGELKPKKIIKRLKVVESFLESGNRPEWMVLTVIPVIPPELRPLVPLDGGRFATSDLNDLYRRVINRNNRLKRLIELRAPDIIVRNEKRMLQESVDALFDNGRRGRVITGANKRPLKSLSDMLKGKQGRFRQNLLGKRVDFSGRSVIVTGPELKLHQCGLPKKMALELFKPFIYSRLEAKGLSSTVKQAKKLVEKERPEVWDILDEVIREHPVLLNRAPTLHRLGIQAFEPILIEGKAIQLHPLVCSAFNADFDGDQMAVHVPLSLEAQLEARVLMMSTNNVLSPANGAPIIVPSQDMILGLYYLTLEREGMVGEGKIFGSIDEVQHALDAGEVHLHTKITARIAQIDDEGNEVLKRVETTPGRVRLGALLPMNNKAPFELVNRLLRKKEVQQVIDTVYRYCGQKESVIFCDQIMTMGFREAFKAGISFGKDDMVIPDDKWGIVDETRDQVKDFEQQYMDGLITQGEKYNKVVDAWSKCNDRVTEAMMSTISADKRDENGAVMEPNSVYMMAHSGARGSVTQMKQLGGMRGLMAKPNGDIIETPIISNFKEGLTVLEYFNSTHGARKGLSDTALKTANSGYLTRRLVDVAQDCIVREHDCGTDRGVTAEAAVNDGEVVASLAERVLGRVAADDILRPGTEEVLVAAGQLIDERMADAIHEAGVQTSRVRSPLTCESEEGVCAMCYGRDLARGTMVNQGEAVGIIAAQSIGEPGTQLTMRTFHIGGVAQGGQQSFQEANQDGTITFENPQLLLNASGESLVMGRNMKLLIKDAQGEERASFKLGYGSKLFVKDGAQIKRGDKLFEWDPYTLPIIAEKAGTAKYVDLVSGIAVRDETDEATGMTQKIVIDWRAAPKGSDLKPEIILVDSDGEPVRNDAGNPVHYPMSVDAILSIEDGQVIEAGDVIARIPREGAKTKDITGGLPRVAELFEARRPKDHAIIAEIDGYVRFGRDYKNKRRISIEPSNEAMEPVEYMVPKGKHIPVQEGDFVQKGDYIMDGNPAPHDILSILGVEALANYMVKEVQEVYRLQGVKINDKHIEVIVRQMLQKWEISDSGDTTLLKGEHVDKQEFDAANEKTIARGGRPASGEPILLGITKASLQTRSFISAASFQETTRVLTEASVQGKKDKLVGLKENVIVGRLIPAGTGGATQQMRHIATQRDNVVIAARREEAEAAAALAAPIMDADIVDDDFDTLVDTPESRD is encoded by the coding sequence ATGAACCAGGAACTGACCAACAACCCGTTCAATCCGCTGACACCGCCCAAGGTGTTTGACGAGATCAAGGTCTCTCTGGCATCGCCCGAGCGGATCCTGTCGTGGTCTTATGGCGAGATCAAGAAGCCCGAGACCATCAACTATCGCACGTTCAAGCCCGAGCGTGACGGCCTGTTCTGCGCGCGTATCTTTGGCCCGATCAAGGATTACGAATGCCTGTGCGGCAAGTACAAGCGCATGAAATATCGCGGCGTTGTCTGCGAGAAATGCGGTGTCGAGGTGACGCTGCAAAAAGTGCGTCGCGAGCGTATGGGCCATATCGAACTGGCCGCGCCCGTCGCACATATCTGGTTCCTGAAATCGCTGCCCAGCCGGATCGGCCTGATGCTGGACATGACGCTGCGCGATCTGGAACGCATCCTCTATTTTGAAAACTACGTGGTCACCGAGCCGGGCCTGACCGATCTCACCTACGGTCAGCTGATGACCGAAGAAGAGTTCATGGATGCCCAGGACCAGTATGGCATGGACGCCTTCACCGCCAATATCGGCGCCGAGGCGATCCGCGAGATGCTGTCCCAGATCGACCTCGAGGCCGAGGCCGAGCAACTGCGCGCCGACCTGGCCGAGGCCACCGGCGAGCTGAAGCCCAAGAAGATCATCAAACGGCTGAAAGTCGTCGAGAGCTTCCTGGAATCCGGCAACCGCCCGGAATGGATGGTGCTGACCGTGATCCCGGTCATCCCGCCGGAACTGCGTCCGCTGGTGCCGCTGGACGGGGGCCGCTTTGCGACCTCGGACCTGAACGACCTGTATCGCCGCGTCATCAACCGGAACAACCGTCTGAAGCGTCTGATCGAGCTGCGCGCGCCCGATATCATCGTGCGCAACGAAAAGCGGATGCTGCAAGAGTCGGTCGACGCCCTGTTCGACAACGGCCGCCGCGGCCGGGTGATCACTGGCGCCAACAAGCGCCCGCTGAAATCGCTGTCTGACATGCTGAAAGGCAAGCAGGGCCGCTTCCGTCAGAACCTTCTGGGGAAACGGGTCGACTTCTCGGGTCGTTCGGTCATCGTGACCGGCCCCGAACTCAAGCTGCACCAGTGCGGCCTGCCCAAGAAGATGGCGCTCGAACTGTTCAAGCCGTTCATCTATTCGCGGCTCGAGGCCAAGGGCCTGTCGAGCACCGTGAAACAGGCCAAGAAACTGGTCGAAAAAGAGCGTCCCGAGGTTTGGGATATCCTCGACGAGGTGATCCGCGAGCATCCGGTTCTGCTGAACCGCGCGCCGACGCTGCACCGTCTGGGTATCCAGGCGTTCGAGCCGATCCTGATCGAAGGCAAGGCGATCCAGCTGCACCCGCTCGTCTGCTCGGCCTTCAACGCCGACTTTGACGGTGACCAGATGGCCGTGCACGTCCCGCTGAGCCTTGAGGCCCAGCTGGAAGCGCGCGTCCTGATGATGTCGACGAACAACGTTCTGTCGCCCGCCAACGGCGCACCGATCATCGTTCCCTCGCAGGACATGATCCTGGGTCTCTACTATCTGACCCTGGAACGCGAGGGCATGGTCGGCGAAGGCAAGATCTTCGGCTCGATCGACGAAGTTCAGCACGCTTTGGACGCGGGTGAGGTGCATCTGCACACCAAAATCACCGCGCGCATCGCGCAGATCGACGACGAGGGCAACGAGGTGCTCAAGCGGGTCGAGACCACGCCGGGCCGTGTGCGCCTGGGCGCGCTGCTGCCGATGAACAACAAAGCCCCGTTCGAACTGGTCAACCGTCTGCTGCGCAAGAAAGAGGTGCAGCAGGTGATCGACACCGTCTACCGTTATTGCGGCCAGAAAGAGTCGGTGATCTTCTGCGACCAGATCATGACCATGGGCTTCCGCGAGGCGTTCAAGGCGGGCATCTCGTTCGGCAAGGACGACATGGTGATCCCCGATGACAAATGGGGCATCGTGGACGAGACCCGCGACCAGGTGAAGGATTTCGAACAGCAGTACATGGACGGCCTGATCACTCAGGGCGAAAAGTACAACAAGGTTGTCGATGCCTGGTCCAAGTGTAACGACCGTGTCACCGAAGCGATGATGTCCACCATCTCGGCGGACAAGCGTGACGAGAACGGTGCCGTGATGGAGCCGAACTCGGTCTACATGATGGCCCACTCGGGTGCCCGGGGCTCGGTCACCCAGATGAAACAGCTGGGCGGCATGCGCGGCCTGATGGCCAAGCCGAACGGCGACATCATCGAGACGCCGATCATCTCGAACTTCAAGGAAGGTCTGACCGTTCTTGAATACTTCAACTCGACCCACGGCGCGCGGAAAGGTCTGTCCGACACCGCTCTGAAGACGGCGAACTCGGGGTATCTGACCCGCCGTCTGGTGGACGTGGCGCAGGACTGCATCGTGCGCGAGCATGATTGCGGCACCGATCGCGGCGTGACTGCCGAAGCGGCGGTCAACGACGGCGAAGTCGTGGCCTCGCTGGCCGAGCGCGTGCTGGGCCGTGTCGCCGCCGACGATATCCTGCGTCCGGGCACAGAAGAGGTGCTGGTGGCCGCCGGTCAGCTGATCGACGAGCGGATGGCCGATGCCATCCACGAGGCCGGTGTGCAGACCTCGCGGGTCCGCTCGCCGCTGACTTGCGAAAGCGAGGAAGGCGTCTGTGCCATGTGCTATGGCCGTGACCTGGCGCGCGGCACCATGGTGAACCAGGGCGAGGCCGTCGGTATCATCGCGGCTCAGTCGATCGGTGAACCGGGGACCCAGCTGACCATGCGGACCTTCCACATCGGCGGCGTGGCCCAGGGTGGCCAGCAGTCGTTCCAGGAAGCGAACCAGGACGGCACCATCACGTTCGAGAACCCGCAGCTGCTGCTCAATGCCTCGGGCGAAAGCCTGGTCATGGGCCGTAACATGAAGCTGCTGATCAAGGACGCGCAGGGCGAAGAGCGCGCCAGCTTCAAGCTGGGCTATGGCTCGAAGCTGTTCGTCAAGGACGGTGCCCAGATCAAGCGTGGCGACAAGCTGTTCGAATGGGATCCCTACACCCTGCCGATCATCGCCGAGAAGGCCGGTACCGCCAAATATGTCGACCTGGTTTCGGGCATCGCTGTCCGCGACGAGACCGACGAAGCGACCGGCATGACCCAGAAGATCGTGATCGACTGGCGGGCCGCGCCCAAGGGCAGCGACCTCAAGCCCGAGATCATCCTGGTGGACAGCGATGGCGAACCGGTCCGCAACGACGCGGGCAACCCGGTTCACTATCCGATGTCGGTGGACGCGATCCTGTCGATCGAAGATGGCCAGGTCATCGAGGCCGGCGACGTCATCGCCCGTATCCCGCGCGAAGGCGCCAAGACCAAGGACATCACCGGGGGTCTTCCCCGCGTGGCGGAACTGTTCGAGGCCCGTCGTCCCAAGGATCACGCGATCATCGCCGAGATCGACGGGTATGTCCGCTTTGGCCGCGACTACAAGAACAAGCGTCGCATCTCGATCGAGCCGTCGAACGAGGCCATGGAACCCGTCGAATACATGGTGCCCAAGGGCAAGCACATCCCGGTGCAGGAAGGCGACTTCGTGCAGAAGGGTGACTATATCATGGACGGCAACCCGGCCCCGCACGACATCCTGTCGATCCTGGGCGTCGAGGCACTGGCCAACTACATGGTGAAAGAGGTGCAGGAGGTCTATCGTCTGCAGGGCGTGAAGATCAACGACAAGCACATCGAAGTCATCGTGCGCCAGATGCTGCAGAAGTGGGAGATCTCGGATTCGGGTGACACCACGCTGCTCAAGGGTGAACATGTCGACAAGCAGGAATTCGACGCGGCCAATGAAAAGACCATCGCCCGGGGCGGTCGTCCGGCCTCGGGCGAGCCGATCCTGCTGGGGATCACCAAGGCCTCGTTGCAGACCCGCTCCTTCATCTCGGCGGCCTCCTTCCAGGAGACCACCCGCGTGCTGACCGAAGCCTCGGTTCAGGGCAAGAAGGACAAGCTGGTCGGTCTCAAGGAGAACGTGATCGTCGGTCGTCTGATCCCGGCGGGCACAGGTGGTGCGACGCAGCAGATGCGCCACATCGCGACCCAGCGCGACAACGTGGTGATCGCCGCCCGTCGCGAAGAGGCCGAAGCCGCCGCCGCGCTGGCCGCACCGATCATGGATGCGGATATCGTGGACGACGATTTCGACACGCTGGTGGACACGCCGGAAAGCCGCGATTGA
- the rpoB gene encoding DNA-directed RNA polymerase subunit beta, giving the protein MAQTFLGQKRLRKYYGKIREVLEMPNLIEVQKSSYDLFLNSGDAPQPLDGEGIMGVFQSVFPIKDFNETSVLEFVKYELEKPKYDVEECMQRDMTYSAPLKVTLRLIVFDVDEDTGAKSVKDIKEQDVFMGDMPLMTPNGTFIVNGTERVIVSQMHRSPGVFFDHDKGKTHSSGKLLFACRIIPYRGSWLDFEFDAKDIVFARIDRRRKLPVTTLLYALGLDQEGIMDAYFKTVSYRLEKKRGWVTPFFPERVRGTRPTYDLIDAASGEVIAEAGKKVTPRAVKKLIEEGSVTDLLVPFDHIVGKFAAKDIINEETGAIYVEAGDELTLEYDKDGDLIGGTVKELIDNGVTNIPVLDIDNINVGPYIRNTMAQDKNMNRETALMDIYRVMRPGEPPTVEAASALFDTLFFDSERYDLSAVGRVKMNMRLDLDAADTQRTLRREDIIACIKALVELRDGKGDIDDIDHLGNRRVRSVGELMENQYRVGLLRMERAIKERMSSVEIDTVMPQDLINAKPAAAAVREFFGSSQLSQFMDQTNPLSEVTHKRRLSALGPGGLTRERAGFEVRDVHPTHYGRMCPIETPEGPNIGLINSLATFARVNKYGFIETPYRVVKGGQVTDEVHYMSATEEMRHTVAQANATLDENGKFVNELVNTRQAGDYTLAPMESVDLIDVSPKQLVSVAASLIPFLENDDANRALMGSNMQRQAVPLLRAEAPLVGTGIEEKVAIDSGAAIQAKRAGIIDQIDAQRIVIRATEDLELGDAGVDIYRMRKFQRSNQNTCINQRPLVKVGQQVSKGEVIADGPSTDMGELALGKNVVVAFMPWNGYNYEDSILISERIARDDVFTSIHIEEFEVAARDTKLGPEEITRDIPNVGEEALRNLDEAGIVYIGAEVQPGDILVGKITPKGESPMTPEEKLLRAIFGEKASDVRDTSLRVKPGDYGTVVEVRVFNRHGVDKDERALQIEREEVERLARDRDDELAILDRNIYARLKSLILGKTAVKGPKGIKPGSEITEELLETLTRGQWWMLALEGEQDAQIVEALNEQYELQKRALDARFEDKVEKVRRGDDLPPGVMKMVKVFIAVKRKLQPGDKMAGRHGNKGVISKVVPMEDMPFLADGTPVDFCLNPLGVPSRMNVGQILETHMGWAARGLGLNVDEALQEYRRSGDLTPVRDAMKHAYGEDVYAEGISGMDEDTLVEAAGNVTRGVPIATPVFDGAKEADVNDALTRAGFDTSGQSVLFDGRTGEQFARPVTVGIKYLLKLHHLVDDKIHARSTGPYSLVTQQPLGGKAQFGGQRFGEMEVWALEAYGAAYTLQEMLTVKSDDVAGRTKVYESIVKGEDNFEAGIPESFNVLVKEVRGLGLNMELLDAEVEE; this is encoded by the coding sequence ATGGCTCAAACGTTCCTTGGCCAGAAACGTCTTCGCAAATACTACGGCAAAATCCGCGAAGTGCTGGAAATGCCGAACCTCATCGAGGTCCAGAAATCCTCCTACGACCTGTTCCTGAACTCCGGCGATGCGCCTCAGCCGCTGGATGGCGAAGGCATCATGGGCGTGTTCCAGTCGGTCTTCCCGATCAAGGATTTCAACGAAACCAGCGTGCTGGAATTCGTCAAATACGAGCTGGAAAAGCCGAAATACGATGTCGAGGAGTGCATGCAGCGCGACATGACCTACAGCGCGCCGCTGAAGGTCACGCTGCGTCTGATCGTGTTTGATGTGGACGAGGACACTGGCGCCAAATCCGTCAAGGACATCAAGGAGCAGGACGTGTTCATGGGCGACATGCCCCTGATGACGCCCAACGGCACCTTCATCGTCAACGGCACCGAGCGTGTGATCGTTTCGCAGATGCACCGCTCGCCCGGTGTGTTCTTCGACCATGACAAGGGCAAGACCCACTCTTCGGGCAAGCTGCTCTTTGCCTGCCGCATCATCCCGTATCGCGGCTCGTGGCTGGACTTCGAATTCGACGCCAAGGACATCGTCTTTGCCCGTATCGACCGTCGCCGCAAACTGCCGGTGACGACCCTGCTCTATGCGCTGGGCCTGGATCAGGAAGGCATCATGGATGCCTATTTCAAGACCGTCTCCTATCGCCTCGAGAAGAAGCGCGGCTGGGTCACGCCGTTCTTCCCCGAGCGCGTGCGCGGCACCCGTCCGACTTATGACCTGATCGACGCCGCCTCGGGCGAGGTGATCGCCGAAGCCGGCAAGAAGGTCACCCCGCGCGCGGTGAAGAAGCTGATCGAAGAAGGCAGCGTGACCGACCTGCTGGTCCCGTTCGACCATATCGTCGGCAAGTTCGCGGCCAAGGACATCATCAACGAGGAAACCGGCGCGATCTATGTCGAGGCCGGTGACGAGCTGACGCTGGAATATGACAAGGATGGCGATCTGATTGGCGGCACCGTCAAGGAGCTGATCGACAACGGCGTCACCAATATCCCGGTGCTGGATATCGACAACATCAACGTCGGTCCCTACATCCGCAACACCATGGCGCAGGACAAGAACATGAACCGGGAAACCGCGCTCATGGACATCTATCGCGTCATGCGCCCGGGCGAGCCGCCCACCGTCGAGGCCGCTTCGGCCCTGTTCGACACCCTGTTCTTCGACAGCGAGCGCTATGACCTGTCCGCCGTGGGCCGGGTCAAGATGAACATGCGTCTCGATCTGGATGCCGCCGACACTCAGCGCACCCTGCGCCGCGAAGACATCATCGCCTGTATCAAGGCACTGGTCGAACTGCGCGACGGCAAGGGTGACATCGACGATATCGACCACCTCGGCAACCGCCGGGTGCGCTCGGTCGGCGAGCTGATGGAAAACCAGTATCGCGTCGGGCTGCTGCGCATGGAACGCGCCATCAAGGAGCGCATGTCCTCGGTCGAGATCGACACCGTGATGCCGCAGGACCTGATCAACGCGAAACCGGCCGCGGCCGCCGTGCGTGAATTCTTCGGTTCCTCGCAGCTGTCGCAGTTCATGGACCAGACCAACCCGCTGTCCGAGGTGACGCACAAGCGTCGTCTTTCGGCGCTTGGGCCGGGCGGTCTGACCCGTGAGCGTGCCGGTTTCGAGGTGCGCGACGTGCACCCGACCCACTATGGCCGGATGTGCCCCATTGAAACCCCCGAAGGTCCGAACATCGGTCTGATCAACTCGCTGGCCACCTTTGCCCGCGTGAACAAATACGGCTTCATCGAGACCCCCTACCGCGTCGTCAAGGGCGGGCAGGTCACCGATGAGGTGCACTATATGTCCGCGACCGAGGAAATGCGCCACACCGTGGCACAGGCCAACGCCACCTTGGACGAGAATGGCAAGTTCGTGAACGAGCTGGTCAACACCCGTCAGGCCGGCGACTATACGCTGGCCCCGATGGAAAGCGTGGACCTGATCGACGTGTCGCCGAAACAGCTGGTTTCGGTCGCCGCCTCGCTCATCCCGTTCCTCGAAAACGACGACGCCAACCGCGCTCTGATGGGCTCGAACATGCAGCGTCAGGCGGTTCCGCTTCTGCGGGCCGAGGCGCCGCTGGTCGGCACCGGGATCGAGGAAAAGGTGGCCATCGACTCGGGCGCGGCCATCCAGGCCAAGCGTGCGGGCATCATCGACCAGATCGACGCGCAGCGGATCGTGATTCGCGCCACCGAGGATCTGGAACTGGGCGATGCGGGCGTCGACATCTACCGCATGCGCAAGTTCCAGCGCTCGAACCAGAACACCTGCATCAACCAGCGCCCGCTGGTGAAGGTGGGTCAGCAGGTTTCCAAGGGCGAGGTCATCGCCGACGGTCCCTCGACCGATATGGGTGAACTGGCTCTGGGCAAGAACGTGGTCGTCGCCTTCATGCCGTGGAACGGCTACAACTACGAGGACTCGATCCTGATCTCGGAACGCATCGCGCGTGACGACGTATTCACCTCGATCCATATCGAGGAATTCGAAGTTGCCGCCCGCGACACCAAGCTGGGGCCGGAAGAGATCACCCGCGACATCCCGAACGTCGGCGAGGAAGCCCTGCGCAACCTCGACGAGGCGGGGATCGTCTATATCGGTGCCGAGGTGCAGCCGGGCGACATTCTGGTGGGCAAGATCACGCCTAAGGGCGAAAGCCCGATGACCCCGGAAGAAAAGCTGCTGCGCGCCATCTTCGGCGAAAAGGCCAGCGACGTGCGCGACACCTCGCTGCGCGTGAAGCCGGGCGACTACGGCACCGTGGTCGAGGTTCGCGTGTTCAACCGCCACGGCGTCGACAAGGACGAGCGTGCGCTGCAGATCGAGCGCGAGGAAGTCGAGCGTCTGGCCCGTGACCGGGACGACGAGCTGGCGATCTTGGACCGCAACATCTATGCGCGTCTGAAGTCGCTGATCCTGGGCAAGACCGCGGTCAAGGGCCCCAAGGGCATCAAGCCGGGTTCCGAGATCACCGAAGAGCTGCTGGAAACCCTGACCCGCGGTCAGTGGTGGATGCTGGCTCTGGAAGGTGAGCAGGATGCCCAGATCGTCGAAGCGCTGAACGAGCAGTACGAACTGCAAAAGCGCGCCCTGGATGCCCGTTTCGAAGACAAGGTCGAAAAGGTGCGTCGCGGCGACGATCTGCCCCCGGGCGTGATGAAGATGGTCAAGGTCTTCATCGCGGTGAAGCGCAAGCTGCAGCCGGGCGACAAGATGGCCGGCCGTCACGGCAACAAGGGTGTGATTTCGAAAGTGGTGCCGATGGAGGACATGCCGTTCCTCGCCGACGGGACCCCGGTCGATTTCTGCCTCAACCCGCTGGGTGTGCCGTCGCGGATGAACGTCGGTCAGATCCTCGAAACCCATATGGGCTGGGCCGCGCGCGGTCTGGGCCTGAATGTGGACGAGGCGCTGCAGGAATACCGCCGTTCGGGCGACCTGACCCCGGTGCGCGACGCGATGAAGCATGCCTATGGTGAGGATGTCTATGCCGAGGGTATCTCTGGCATGGACGAGGACACGCTGGTCGAGGCCGCAGGCAACGTCACCCGTGGCGTTCCGATCGCAACGCCGGTCTTCGACGGTGCAAAAGAGGCGGATGTGAACGACGCGCTGACACGCGCCGGTTTCGATACCTCGGGCCAGTCGGTTCTGTTCGACGGGCGTACCGGTGAACAGTTCGCGCGCCCCGTCACCGTGGGCATCAAGTATCTGCTCAAGCTGCACCACCTGGTCGACGACAAGATCCACGCACGTTCGACCGGCCCCTACAGCCTGGTGACCCAGCAGCCGCTCGGCGGCAAGGCGCAGTTCGGCGGTCAGCGTTTCGGGGAAATGGAGGTCTGGGCTCTGGAAGCCTATGGCGCCGCCTACACCCTGCAGGAGATGCTGACGGTGAAGTCGGACGACGTGGCCGGCCGGACCAAGGTCTACGAGAGCATCGTCAAGGGCGAGGACAATTTCGAGGCGGGCATTCCCGAGAGCTTCAACGTTCTGGTGAAAGAAGTCCGCGGCCTCGGCCTGAACATGGAACTCCTGGATGCGGAGGTTGAGGAGTGA
- the rplL gene encoding 50S ribosomal protein L7/L12: MADLKALAESIVGLTLLEAQELKNILKDEYGIEPAAGGAVMVAAAGGDAGAAAEEEKTEFDVVLKNAGASKINVIKEVRGITGLGLKEAKDLVEAGGKIKEGVAKAEAEEIKAKLEAAGAEVELA, encoded by the coding sequence ATGGCTGATCTGAAAGCACTCGCAGAAAGCATCGTGGGTCTGACCCTGCTGGAAGCACAGGAACTGAAAAACATCCTGAAGGATGAATACGGCATCGAACCCGCAGCTGGCGGCGCCGTGATGGTTGCAGCAGCAGGCGGCGACGCCGGCGCAGCGGCCGAAGAAGAGAAGACCGAATTCGACGTCGTTCTGAAGAACGCCGGCGCTTCGAAAATCAACGTGATCAAAGAAGTTCGCGGCATCACCGGTCTGGGCCTGAAAGAAGCCAAGGACCTGGTCGAAGCCGGCGGCAAGATCAAAGAAGGCGTTGCCAAGGCAGAAGCCGAAGAGATCAAGGCAAAGCTGGAAGCAGCTGGCGCCGAGGTCGAGCTGGCCTAA
- the rplJ gene encoding 50S ribosomal protein L10, translating to MDRAQKEKVVEELGQIFESSGVVVVAHYAGLTVAEMQDLRARAREAGGSVRVAKNRLAKIALEGKPCASMADLLTGMTVLTYSEDPVAAAKVAEGFAKDNKKFEILGGAMGENALDRAGVEAVSKMPSREELIAQIVSCIGAPASNIAGAIGAPASNIAGILSTIIEKAEAA from the coding sequence AAAGTGGTCGAGGAACTCGGCCAGATCTTCGAAAGCTCTGGCGTCGTGGTGGTTGCTCACTACGCCGGTCTGACAGTTGCCGAGATGCAGGACCTGCGCGCGCGTGCACGCGAAGCGGGTGGGTCTGTGCGTGTTGCCAAGAACAGGCTCGCCAAAATCGCCCTTGAGGGTAAGCCGTGTGCAAGCATGGCCGACCTGCTGACGGGTATGACCGTTCTGACCTATTCCGAGGACCCCGTGGCAGCAGCCAAGGTGGCCGAGGGCTTCGCCAAGGATAACAAGAAATTTGAGATCCTCGGCGGTGCAATGGGCGAGAACGCTCTGGACCGTGCCGGCGTCGAAGCCGTGTCGAAAATGCCGTCGCGTGAAGAGCTCATTGCTCAGATCGTGTCCTGCATTGGCGCACCTGCTTCGAACATCGCTGGCGCGATTGGCGCACCTGCAAGCAATATCGCTGGCATCCTTTCCACCATCATCGAGAAGGCGGAAGCTGCGTAA